From Syngnathus typhle isolate RoL2023-S1 ecotype Sweden linkage group LG5, RoL_Styp_1.0, whole genome shotgun sequence:
TTGCAAAATAAACTCTAGATTCTGTGTAACATTTCCCAACCCTGAAAGTGTCCTAGTCTGAGGTTTTACATACCTAGTCAAACAGCGACATGTTTTTAAAGCAGTGATTCTGAGATACTTGAGAAAATACGGAACCTGGTCAGCAGAGTGTCTGGGCTGGAGGGTGAAACACTTTGAGTCATTGTCCTCCAGCATCAAGTCCACCACCCTGGGTCGTCCTCTCGCTCCCAAAATGATGCACATTCCCTTCTAATCCATGTCCAAGTCCTGCTCTGCCACAAGATCCATGGCTGCAGAGGACTTGAGTGCGCTGCCAGCAGAGTCCATGAACATCTGGGGTATGTCTTTCCCAAAGTAGATTTTGCTATTGGCGGCAATGGCCGTGTACTTCATCAGCTGTAAGTATTCAGGTGTTAACTTCAACTGGAAGAGAGGAAACACAATGTCAATCTGTCTTGGCCCTTGGCGTGGTTCACATAGATTTGTACAGTTACGCATGTACTCTGGTGTCTTCAGTAACACTGAATTCAACATCAATAAAGAGCAACAGGCATCACACTGTGAGTATAGGTGAGTAAAGGTTTATTCCTCTCTTCTATTTGAATAATATTTTGTCTTATTCTAGCAACAACCAGAGCAGGTGTTGGTATACTTATTTAAGACCTAACTCTGTAGAAATTCCCTCATTTCGCTAGGAGACCTGCTGACCTGAAGTTGCGTTATCATGcagcttttctttctctctcacctTGTTGGCCTCTGCTGCTTTCAGTGCCGTGTAGAATTCAGCATCTGCTCTGGCCTTCTGCCGTGCCAGGAAGGCCTCATCTGTAAACCACAGCAAAAGTATGTCGAAAAGGAGCCTAAGACATACCACAACAGTGGCATCGAGAAAAAAGGCTTTAGTGACTGATAATATTTCTCCTCATCAGAAGCATTTTGCTTTCTTTATTCAGGCGGAGATCTGTTTCACGATCACATGACAAGACAAGTcagaaaagtcaaagtctgctttattgtcaatttcttcacatgccaagacacacaaagaaatcggcCCAACTTGAACTATTAACACTGCATGTACTGTAGCAATGGCTCACCCACATAAACTAGTCAGCACATTAGTCATTACTCGAGCATGGCTGTGCACATCCTGCTGCAACTTGCCAAATACCTTCTGCTGTACAAAAACAATAGATTCTACTACAAATAATTTATCAACAGACTAAGACCAAGGACACAAACCTTCAATTTCTGAGATCTTTTTGTCAGTTTCCTTCTCCATGACTCTTTGTCCAAACTTGATTTCGGCCACTTGGGCCAATTTCTCGGCCTCTGAAAGACAAATCATCAAAATCCAGTCTTGTTTCCTCGACTCCTCTGGCCGTCAcattatttgtgtttaaataATCGTCTGTTACCAATCACAGCTTTGATCCTTTCTGTCTCTGCCTCTTTCTCCACCACCTTCTGCGTCTGCTGGGAGATCAGCAGCTTTGTCTTCTCGCTCTCCCTATGGGAAACGTACAACCTTGAATACCGGAGGCGACAAATGCCTCCAATACAAGTGCCATTGGTACTTTGTGTCTGTTAAGACTGTCAGGCACCCGCATCACACACATTAATTACGAACATTTCAAACCCTCACGATGAATATTGAGCCTCAATAGGTCAGAGCAACCAGTCTTCGTTCAAATCTACTGATGACACTCAAAGTTCAGTGGCCATTTCCCCTGGCCTTGTAATGTCAAAATGTGAACAGTATCATGAAGAGGGTTATTTAAACACAAATTCTAAAATGCCTTGGTCGATTTGGAAATATAAAGGCCTGCTGTGACTTGTTAGAGAACAGCAATTTATGCGAATAGTACCAAAATATTGAGCAGCTGGACAAACGCATTCAACAGTTTAGAAGTTTATTTGAAGGCCAAATGTCAATAACGTCTTGCCAGTAGTAGATTAGTAGGCGACTATTGACTTTTTatctaccgtattttacggactataaggcggacctaaaaacctaaaattttctcaaaagccttatatatggaccaaattcctaaatttgaactggcctgaagcattgtgtcatgaaatcaatcataagtggtccgctgaagactatgaataatgaataaaaaaagactatggatcattattttgtgattataaagtcattttttgtGTCTGAaggtgaaataaaaaagataaaatggagaatgatttgatttggattaaaaatctgacatgatgcattaatggtgcgctttatagtccggtgggcctcatagtccggtgggccttatagtccggaaaatacggtacagtgATTGTTGGTTTCAACACTGAGGCAAGATACCATGGAACACAGCGCATTTTAAGTAGGCATATAACTGCTGTCTCAGTTTGAAACATAATTGGGCAATGATAATTCTTGACCAATTGAGTCCAGATAACATACAATACAATGAAAAGGGTGCATTTGTTTACTCATGACTACTACACAAATTACTTATGAAGTCGTGGTTTAAAGCTAACTCTTAAAATTCTGGACAAACACTATTTGGTCGGAGAAAGTTGCGTCAAACACATTTTGGCGCGGGcgacatcgtagtcatagtttcccttggagggccattatgattgtcaatgTCTTGTCTATATAGcataggctacaaaacaaagaTAGTTTGTAATCTTAGTAATAACACAAAGTTGATGAAAAATTTGTCTTCgagggccacgtaaaatgatgtggtgggccgtatcggGCCccagggccttgagtttgacaccaatgaTCTAACATATAATTAATTGCATTCCTGGTTTATTCCTGTTTCTTCTCTGGCTTTCTGTGCTTCCTTGCAGTTGGTGGGGATTTTATTATGGCTTGTTTTACAGGCATGATGAAAGGCACACTTTGCAGCCATAGCAATAAATGTTCACTACCTTCAAGGAAAGAGTTGttttttagatattttatttgtttgggtATGGTGCTTGATTATCAAACTTTTAAACTCGGTATTCATATAAAAGTGAGCCCGCGTTGACATCTGGATTGGAGAGTGACAACCAGACAGCAACATTTCAAACACTTTGCTGCATAAATGCGCTGTGAACAAGGAAATGAATTACACTATAAAGTTTCAATATTTACTCATAATGTCatatttaccccccccccccccccccacacacacacacacaaatataacaCCATCTGACTTCAGTTTCCAAACACCTCCTTATCCAGACCGCGTCATCCTCATTATACCTTCAACAGCCATTTAATATGCATTGAAAAAATGTATACTTTGTAACACTGTCGTTGAGAAAGGGGCACTTTGCTAACATTAAGCTTCCATACACCTTTTCAAAGATGTTCACGTGTTTGTTTGTTGCTTTATAATGTTGAATTTATTATCAGTGTATTCTTCATAGCTACTTTTGTTGTATTCATTCTGTTTGTAAAATTAGGTTCTCTAGTAAAAGGGTTAAAAAactgtgctaaaaaaaaatcaccgtaTCCTTGCTGATGTCAATGTTTGTGTAACAATTAAGTGTTTATATCACGTCACTTTCTTTTGCTAAAATAAACTAATTCATTTGACCAGTTATTGTCGTCGCATCATTTCATTTGGAATTTAATGTTGGTGGAATTTTTATCATGTCCTTGATATTTAAGATATTCATGTCCCACAATTCTAGAGACATATTAGATTGCATTGAATTGAAAACATTCTAAATTGAATTCTTGTAAATCTAAATTGAATTGATTCAGTAAATCAGTATTGCTCAATAGCAAGCTCTATTTGCAGCATTAGAGAGGACAGCAACAACAAAGCTGTGTTTGTCCGCTCATGCTGTGCATATCTGCTAGCATCAAACGTTTGATGGGAATGAAGCAGGTCATGCTCTAGCGGGGTCTAGCCATTATCTGATAAGATAAGGCAGTTGGAAATTACTACAAATTTAACCTGCTAATTTTCCAATGCACTTGCCAGCTTTTGCCATGCGAGTGAAAAGGCCAAGACATAATTATAGGGCTTAGACATTTTCCTTCAGTCAAATGATATCATGTTTCTGCTTGGCTCTGGGTGCCTAGCTGATGGGAAAATCCAACATTGACGTGGGAGGTAAGATATAATTTGCGAGCTATGATAAAAGGTCACCTGCAAGTTGATGCAAGCACTGTCGAGCACTGTCGAAACCCACTACGACTTAATTTTGCAAACGCATTTCAAAAAGCATTACATACATGATGAAACACAGGGAAGAAAGTCAATGTccatagggaaaaaaatatagtCACGgaataaattaccgtatttgcCACACcataaggcacacttaaaagTCTTTCATTTCCTCGTAAACCGAAGGTGCGGCTTTCAATAAGGTGCGTCTTTTGTGTGAaccgaattccaaaatctgtgAACGCTACCGCCACATGCAGGGCTGTAATATGTAGACGGGATGAACCATTCAGAGGACATTATGTTGTACGTAAAATACGTAGACCGGGGCAGTAAACCGATCAGAGAACTGTATGTAATACGTAAAGTAGGTACCTCCGCCGCAATTGATAAATAAAGTCTATCGGGTCGTGCAAAGCAAACGGCATGAAGGTCCTCTAAAATGGCATTGACAAAGAGACTTGCTTACGAGGCACAAGTCAAGATTTCTCGAAAGCCGAGATCATTGCTGAAGAGCAACGTTTGACGGGAGGGAACTTGTCATGTTTAATggcgaacttgcccaactgtttaatgtggatacagaagatgaggattTTGGTGGATTTGCGTATAAATATTGATTAACAATAATGcgagtacaatacagtacatggTTAAATAGCAGAATATAGTACAACCaaaatgttgtttgtttgttgttttacagTTGCTCCAACAGAACACTTGTTGGTCATCCCTGAAGGTAAACTAAGATGCGCAAAGATTGATATGAAGAAAGAGTTTACTATTAGGTTAGAGTACAAGACTCTGCAGTGTGACTTAAAAGAACATCTACGAAACACGGAGACTCGGGGAACATTTCatgttcacacaaagaagaaaagaaaacttaCATGAGCTCGTAGTTTCTGCGGATGCTCTCAGGGATGTTGGGCTTTGTGACCCGCACGGCCTGTGGAGGACAGATACACGACAAGACAGAAAAGACCGGTTAGTTCTTTAAGCAAAATGTTGCGCAAGAAGTGTTTACCACAAGAAGAATAAACCGAGGCAGATGTGGAAGAGCTCAGATGTAAAAGTTCAACATCCTCAATGTGACAAGATTACTGCCTTCCCAGAAAGAGCATAAATTGTTATTTAAACTGGTTTTGATTATTTATGTGAAACTTCAGTAATAAAACACATGGGGAAGAGTAACACTCGGGAATGAAATGTGTGTTTATCTAAGGACTTTAGGGGGGTTCTTTATTGAACTCTTTTTCCTTCAAAAAGAACGCAGCTGATGACTGATCCTATGGGGACTGTGAGGGTCTTTGCAGAGGTTGTAAAATCTAACAATAATTGCCTTCTGGTCTTTTAGTGACACCATATACACTGTGTCTACTGAGCTGACATGAAACTCGTGAGGGGTTCAAATGATGGTCAAACATTTTCACAAAGGATTGTGGTCTAACCATACATCACTTTAAAAGATTTGCACTAGCCACCTTAGTCCCACCAGAATATTATTCTTAACATACCAAAACATTCAGGTCAATTGTATGAATATGAACTTTttggtatgtttttgttttattatagcAAGCGCCCCAGTCCATTGAAAAAGGGCCATAAAAGCAGCCCGGCTGTAACCTCAACACTCTCACAACTTTTAGGATGAAGTAGTAGCCCTTGACCACCCCTAAACATGGACACCTGCtgtattttatttctaaaatctATCTATTTAATCCAATGGTACAAGTGGAAATATAAGTACTCTTAGATCCTGTTATAAAACACATTATGTATACAGCCGGTGGGTTCTAAACTATCCAGTGATCGAAAGCTTGAAATCCGAAAACTTGCAAATTTAATGTGTGTTGTTGCGACAGTAAAAATTCCTTGAACGCAACTTTAAATTGAATTTGACGAGAAAATCAATTGGTAACCAAATATAACAAGGTCATACTGAAATAATAGCAACAAAGTCTCTTCTGACACGGACTTAACTTTTCCCCTTTAAACAGGCCTTGGCCATTACTACTTTGTTGGCTTGAAGGCAAATTTTATCAGCAAACTTTCCTAGCCAGCCATCCCATGATTTGTGGATGGACTAAGTATTTCAGGTTGGAAAAACTTTGATTTTTGCAGAAAGGCTCGACTAATAATTTTATGGATCCTTGGCAGGCTTTTTTGCCACTGGTTGATACTATCACTCGATAGTACTGAGGCAGAGGTGAAGTAGGTTGTACTGAATTTTCTTTTCCCATATCTTCTGTGAATGAGTACTCCTGGATGAATGGTTGTTATTGTTTCTGTGTGCAGCAGCTGATTTGCTGCAGTGTCTGGGCCTGACTTCAGGGATGGGGGCTTAAggggaataaaaataattgtgcTGAAACCAATTTGCTAACGTTTTCTGCTTTGACATTTGTTTGGTTAAAAACCAATAAAGAAAGGGGGAGtaaaagcaataaaaaataatgacaaaaagAAATACCGCCCGCCTCTGCTTTGTGCGTGTGGTGCTGTGCGTGCATGGAGTACACATTTACAAGGAGTAAACACAATCGTCACAGATTAAGAAAAATATCTGCCTTTGAGTATTTTTATATTACCTGTCAGTATGTGaacccattttcttttttgaaggAATATTACTCCCAAAGTTTTTTCAATTAGCATGTGAATTGGATATTACATTAACTTCACCATTTGCACTGGCAATGTATATGAAACGAAGCATGTTTTGTATTCAAATTAACATCGTGTTTTATAATAATCTCACACTGGGATGTCGTTAataaagtgtgtgtgggggggggggcagaatcACATACCTACTTTCTGTACAAGCAAGATAGTCCATTCAGGGTGTTTTCACGTCGTAAACTAGCAAACAtacaatatttctttttctttaatgattttttttaggcTCGTGGGAAGCCAAATTCAATAGGATCAAATTTCAATAAATCACCCATCCCTAATGTCGTAATACTTGTGTTAATAATCCCACACAGGTTTCACGTCATTACTGCAATGTTCAGTGATGGATGAATTCAACGTGACCGTTCAAAGAAAAGGATAACATCATATTCACACGCAGTTTTTTGAGTGGATCAGGTTGTCGTGTTACAACAAGAGGCAATGATGAAGTAGACCGGCAAAAAAATGATGTTATCACAACGTGTTGTGCCAGATCCAGTTTTCTAGCATTGCACAAGGTGTTATATAATGGTCTCATTCAAAATAATAAGGGTcctgcaaacaaaacaaacacaatagCGGGGAGACAGTTACAATTTCCCTTCCACCAAAATTACGAGTATCAGATTAAGGAAAACTGAAAACCTTGAAGAATCCATTACTAAAATTGAAAAGTCCCAGTAAGGCAAAATCAGTGGCAGATTGTTATAATACATAAATTAGTTAATTAATACAACCAAAAAGTTAAGCGACGTCCATTTGGGTCATCATGATTTCATGGTGACTATTTTCACTGTACCTGTATGATGAGACCAGGTGCCATGCTTGTTAGATCTTCTTGCAATGTTAGTTTCAGGTTTTCGTCGATTTGGTCTGAAGAGGAGATTGTGGGTGTGCAGATGAGAACACGACTTCACAAACAAACTATAACCACACAATAACAAAAATGTAGACCAAAGCGGGCCCAAAGTGTGCAATTGTTCGCCCATTGGAGCTTTTTTTCAGGTTGATATCAGAGAGCGTCTGTCGATGTGATTAATAATTTTGATTTATTGTTTTTGATAAGATAGATTTTGGCGAAGTTATGCTGCTTGTTCTACTGACTTGTTCTACTTGAGCATTAGTTGTTATTTGAGTCTGTCAAATGTTTTACCTACCAAACAGACCGATGTAGACCTCCTGCAGAGAGTGAACACTGCAGAACTGGTTGAGTTCGTGGTGAACCTTGTTGAATATTAAGGCTTTGTCGTAATCTGCAGTGAAATTCTTCACTATGTCAAAGACTGAAAAGGGAGAGACAAACATGACATCAAACACAGAACATGCTGACTTCCTGAAGGATTAAATAGTCGTTTTATTGCTTACCTGCTGAGGGAATGAGGTAGTTCACAACCTCTATTCGATCAAAGTAGATCATCACTCCACCACTGAAAGAgtttttattacttttattgAGTGAAACATTCTTCTGAAAACGACGGCAGTGCATTTTCTTTACTTATATTCATAAAGTACCATGAATATATTGTGTCGTACAACATTAGTGAAACACATCAAGATGCCACTAAACATCTTGATGTTTTTTCAAAACAGAAAGCCTACCTAGTGCCACAGGGAACATTTTTCACCTCATCTGTCTGCAGTGTTGTCTACAGGACAAGAACAAAGCCTTATCAGGACAAATCAACCAACCCGATTATCAGACATCAGTTTCATTTGATACAAAAATGGGATGATTTACATTTACAATTTTAGTCATGACATTGCTTCAAATATTTGAAGTGTTGTCCGTCTGTCCGTGCATCAGTCCGTCCATGCAtcagtccgtccgtccatccatccatcagtccgtccgtccatccatccgtccgtccatccatccgtccgtccatccatccatccgtccatgcatccatgcatccatgcatccatgcatccatgcatccatgcatcctttTTAGGattattaaaaaccaaacaaacaaacagggaGATAAATCACTATTAATATCAATACAAAATACTTTCAATATCAGGAAATCAGGAGGAATACTTCGACTCCATTCTGATGTAAATAGCTAATTATGGCATTAAATTATGAGTAAAAaagtaagtcacatttttgggaAAAACACTCTACAAAAAACAAGACCAAAAACAGAGGAGTTGGAATTCACAGCCAAAATACACCCTTCTGTGAACGTGTCATTCCGAGTCAGAGCCCGAATGTTAATGTCAAGTCAGTATAAGCTACcggaccaattttttttttttttttcctggtacaATACAAATATATTATTCTTGAAACACGCATTCACTTGAATTACCTGCACAGACTTGAAGGAGGTGATGAATGGAAGCATAAGATGGAAACCAGGTCCACTTGTGGTGGTCAAGAGAGCTCCTCCcctgttttgcaaaaaaaattaaggaATCCTAGTGAGGGATTATAAAACAAAGAACTCTTTCTCAATTGTAATGAATTAGGACATCGGAACCACTAAAAAATCCAGTGCCCTAAAGGCTGAACAACTGTGAAGCAAATTTAAAAAGGTAATAATGACATTGCCCAGTTCTAACACATATATTTCTTTTAACCGCCACTTCTGAATTTTATTGTTGTCTTTTTGTTGTGTGGGTGTTCAGGGCTTCAGGCAACTGTCCTGTATTACTTCGAGTACTGAGATTTCCGAGTTTCAAACGCACCACCCTAAGCGAGTGTTGTGTGAATGTTGCTTGTGTGCTCTTACAGGTCGATGTCAACGACAGCATACAAAAAcgaagtttttgtttttaataatctTGAGTTTGTTGACCATCCATAACCATCTTCCATAATTCCTAGTTGATGGGGACATCGCGTGTAGCTTTCCATCAGAAGCACACGATAGCCTGTGTATGCTAACTACAACTTGCATCCAGACACccttttttagaaataaaatcaaGCATCAGCCACAACGTGCTTCTTTTTAATGTTCATTTACCACCACCGCGCTTCCATGAAAGGGAAGTTTGGATCGTATTAAGTATTTTATTGAAATGCGCCCGGACTTTCTCTTTTGCTAAAACCGGTTAGCACCGCTTGTGTTTACATCACAGACGGCCCTAGCACTACTGAGCATGTGCGTCAGGGCATACAGTCAATGAGAGAAGGGACGAATTATTTTAAGAGAAAATACAGCAGTAAATACATATGCGCATAAATAAACGACTCGTCGACTAGTCAAATTAATTGGCGATGGTTTTAGTAGACTAAACTTGGCAACACGTCAGTTAACTACTTACGAAATTTCTACCAAGATGATTTCCCAAGGCCTTGCTCATTATGTTTAAAATGTCTTTGGCAAACGGATTTGAAGCAGATGGCTGTTGTACAGCTAAGCAGGCTAACTGCCAAATGCACATCACACTCACCTGTAGTATACTCCAGTGTGACCTTCATCGATCTTGTGAATAGAAGCTAAAAGCGCTGCTCCAGTAAGAGCCACAATAATTGAGACGATGGCACTCAACTGTGCCATTCTGGATAGCAAAGAGAATAATGAATGATTAGTTCAACCGTAGTGTTCCAAATAAAATGATGACATGATCCAAAACTCTCCTCGCAAAATATAACTTTTTGACCTGCATTCACCCAGCAACACATGTAGCATTACTATATACTGACACAACCGTAAAGTAGCAAACGCTGGCTTTGTGCTACACTGTTTAACTGCGCTCAGCTAAGCTTATCCTGACATTATCTGGGACTCGATAACCTTGTCACACTCAAAGAGGATTGAGCCTCAAGTGTGAAAATCCctgctggtaaaaaaaaaaaaaagtgtttgaaaaCAACCTATGCAACTACGGGGAACCCCTCTAATATATACCCACATTAAAAGTTTGTATAAACCTGCATTAAATAAAGTTATAGCTTGCACCGTTCAGCAGAATGCGGATAATCTTTTTAAACAGGAAACAGAACCTTGATGGCACGCTTTTAAGTTGGTGGACACTCAATGCGCATCTAAGAGTTACCTGCGCTCACAGCCCTGTCTTTTGCGTCACCATTTCATCAGACTTGTGGCCAAATGGACATTGAGCTGTGCTAACGCTACACGGTagcaaaacaataccacacaTTCTTTAAAACGAGTTGCCAGAGATCGGAGCTGCTACACTATTTATTACGACATGCATTACTCAAGATAAAATGTCGGTTCGGTGAAGTTCTTACCTTCTGTGTGGTCCAAATTGATGCTAAAAACCGGAAGAGCTGTCAAACACCTGCTAAGTTCTTCATCTCCTGACTCAAACGGGCTAAAAGGAGCGCTACTGACCTCTAGCGGACGAAGCACTCCgcactagatagatagatagatagatcgatagatagatcgatagatagatagatagatagatagatagatagatagatagatagatagatagatagatagatagatagatagatagatagatagatggatggatggatggatggatggatggatggatgatggatggatggagatagatagatagatagatagatagatagatagatagatagatagatagatagatagatagatagatagatagatagatagatagatagatagatagatggatggatggatggatggatggatagatggatggatggatggatggatggatggatggatggatggagggagggagggagggagggagggagggatggatggatggatggatggatggatggatggatggatggatggatggatggagggatggagggatggatggatggatggatggatggatggatggatggatggatggatggatggatggatggatggatggatgggtttgtTCACATCAACTGTACGGTATCATTGCCACCCTTTGCGGTATTCTAAtttaaatggaaaaatattCAAACAATATTTAAATTGCCCGAAAGAACCTCAGGTCTAAAACAGTGAAGTTGTTTATAATCGTATTAAATGCGTTACCCACTATAAACAGCAGACGGCGACAAAGACCAATCAATATTTTGCCATGTCGCTGCAGCCACAGGAGTCTCAACAATGTCTATTTATGACACAGTGTTTTCCCCATGTTTTATTTACAAACTTTCACTTCAATAGTGATGCTCTAACACCTGAAGTAGATCATCAAAAAAGGGGGGAGGGCTCTGGTTTACTGTAAGGCTTTgttttatttagaaaaataaaaataaagtcatatttatttatgtatttatcacCTGAAATCCCAAGGCTTTCGACTTAAAATGGCAGTGGCACCTTATTTTTAGACATTGGCCTCTTGAGAAATTCACATAGCAGCAGCGCTAACCCCAAGGTGTGCCCATGGCAGCTCTGTGCTTTGCATTTTAAACAGGTTGGAGAGATTGGGGGAGAGAAAGGGAACAACAGAGCAAGGGAAAAGAAGTTTGTCAGAGTTCATTAAGTATCAAGGGAACATCGCTGGAACTGGCAGCGTAAGCCGCGCCGGGGCCCTCGCGCCATTAATCACGACTGACATGAAACTAGGGGCTGAGGGAGGATGGTGAGAGGGAGGGTGGCTCTGCCAGAGACTGCTCGTGATTATAGCAAAGGGTCCCATGCAGTCCAGACCAGGGTTGTCGTGCTGAGTACTGGAAAGTACAGGGAATCATTGCCAAGATGATGCTCCCAATAATCAGTCGAGAGGTCAAAGAGTAGAGAATCTTAGTCTCTCACAAATGTGTTCATCTCTTCCTTTGTT
This genomic window contains:
- the erlin2 gene encoding erlin-2 isoform X1; the protein is MAQLSAIVSIIVALTGAALLASIHKIDEGHTGVYYRGGALLTTTSGPGFHLMLPFITSFKSVQTTLQTDEVKNVPCGTSGGVMIYFDRIEVVNYLIPSAVFDIVKNFTADYDKALIFNKVHHELNQFCSVHSLQEVYIGLFDQIDENLKLTLQEDLTSMAPGLIIQAVRVTKPNIPESIRRNYELMESEKTKLLISQQTQKVVEKEAETERIKAVIEAEKLAQVAEIKFGQRVMEKETDKKISEIEDEAFLARQKARADAEFYTALKAAEANKLKLTPEYLQLMKYTAIAANSKIYFGKDIPQMFMDSAGSALKSSAAMDLVAEQDLDMD
- the erlin2 gene encoding erlin-2 isoform X2, producing MTKIVNTTLQTDEVKNVPCGTSGGVMIYFDRIEVVNYLIPSAVFDIVKNFTADYDKALIFNKVHHELNQFCSVHSLQEVYIGLFDQIDENLKLTLQEDLTSMAPGLIIQAVRVTKPNIPESIRRNYELMESEKTKLLISQQTQKVVEKEAETERIKAVIEAEKLAQVAEIKFGQRVMEKETDKKISEIEDEAFLARQKARADAEFYTALKAAEANKLKLTPEYLQLMKYTAIAANSKIYFGKDIPQMFMDSAGSALKSSAAMDLVAEQDLDMD